A genomic stretch from Solanum stenotomum isolate F172 chromosome 8, ASM1918654v1, whole genome shotgun sequence includes:
- the LOC125874699 gene encoding histidine-containing phosphotransfer protein 1-like, whose amino-acid sequence MEIVAKLQKQFMDFISALYRERFLDDQFLQLQKLQDESNPDFVFEVVSLFFEDSEKLINNLAAALQQQVVDFKQVDSHIHQFKGSSSSIGAHRVKNACMAFKTFCEEKNIEGCVQCLQQVKHEYFLVKNKLETLMRLEKQILAAGGRIPDLS is encoded by the exons ATGGAAATAGTAGCCAAGTTGCAGAAACAGTTTATGGACTTCATTTCAGCTTTGTACCGTGAG AGATTCTTGGATGATCAGTTTCTTCAGCTTCAGAAATTGCAAGATGAGAGCAACCCAGACTTTGTTTTTGAAGTAGTTTCACTTTTCTTTGAAGATTCAGAAAAACTTATCAACAATCTGGCAGCAGCTCT TCAACAACAGGTTGTAGATTTTAAGCAAGTTGATTCCCATATCCATCAGTTCAAGGGTAGCAGTTCCAG CATAGGTGCACACAGAGTAAAGAATGCTTGTATGGCTTTCAAAACCTTCTGCGAAGAGAAGAACATTGAAGG GTGTGTGCAATGTCTGCAGCAGGTGAAACATGAATATTTTCTTGTGAAGAACAAACTTGAAACCTTGATGAGG CTGGAGAAGCAAATCTTGGCGGCTGGTGGTAGGATTCCTGACCTGTCATAG
- the LOC125873392 gene encoding methyl-CpG-binding domain-containing protein 4-like: protein MAKDSPKTPKTSSSRSATNPSVSVWAAQCEKCLKWRRIATQEEFEEIRSRFTEEPFNCHNQTNASCDDPTDIEYDSSRTWAIDKPNLPKTPSGFKRELYLRRDYSKMDAYYFTPSGKKLRSFTEVTTFLQQNPEFSDVKPSDFSFTSPKVMIDTIPSTALLANSHKKGAASSTK from the exons ATGGCGAAAGATTCTCCAAAAACTCCCAAG ACGTCGTCGTCGAGGTCCGCAACGAATCCATCAGTGAGCGTGTGGGCAGCACAATGTGAAAAATGCTTGAAATGGAGGAGGATTGCGACACAGGAAGAATTTGAGGAAATCAGAAGTAGGTTTACTGAAGAACCCTTTAACTGCCACAACCAAACCAATGCTTCTTGTGATGACCCTACAGATATTGAGTACGATTCTTCTCGAACTTGGGCTATTGACAAGCCCAATCTGCCTAAAACCCCATCTGGGTTTAAGAGGGAATTGTACCTGAGGAGAGATTACTCTAAGATGGATGCTTATTATTTCACTCCTTCAGGGAAGAAACTCAGATCCTTTACTGAAGTAACTACTTTTCTTCAACAAAATCCCGAGTTCAGTGACGTTAAACCCTCAGATTTCAGCTTTACCAGCCCCAAAGTTATGATTGATACCATACCCTCTACCGCTCTTCTTGCCAACTCTCACAAGAAGGGTGCAGCTAGTAGCACTAAATGA
- the LOC125872999 gene encoding auxin-binding protein T85 has product MKSGVSSFQTDGAIMIRHGVVILVSLLWFATAEASPCSINGLPLVKNTSELPQHNYGRSGLSHTTIAGSVFHGMKEIEVWLQTFAPGSRTPIHRHSCEQVFVVLKGQGTLYLAPSSHSKYPGNPQEFHIFPNSTFHIPVNDVHQVWNTGKHEDLQVLVVISRPPVKVFMYDDWSMPHTASKLKFPYYWDEKYYQTSMWKDEL; this is encoded by the exons ATGAAAAGTGGAGTTTCCAGTTTTCAGACTGATGGCGCGATTATGATCCGCCATGGCGTCGTCATACTAGTTTCTCTTTTGTGGTTCGCCACAGCCGAAGCTTCTCCTTGCTCAATTAATG GACTACCACTCGTGAAGAATACTAGCGAGCTTCCACAACACAACTACGGGAGGTCAGGTTTATCTCACACTACAATTGCAGGTTCAGTCTTTCACGGCATGAAAGAG ATAGAGGTGTGGCTTCAAACATTTGCCCCTGGATCTCGCACACCAATCCACAGGCACTCATGTGAACAAGTTTTTGTCGTCTTGAAGGGTCAAGGCACTCTCTATCTTGCTCCTAGTTCGCATTCAAAGTACCCAGGAAACCCACAGGAGTTTCATATATTCCCTAATAGCACTTTTCATATCCCTGTTAATGATGTTCACCAG GTATGGAACACTGGTAAACATGAAGATCTACAAGTTTTAGTTGTTATATCTCGTCCTCCAGTGAAAGT GTTTATGTACGATGACTGGTCGATGCCACACACAGCTTCCAAATTGAAGTTCCCGTATTACTGGGATGAGAAATATTATCAGACATCAATGTGGAAAGACGAGCTTTAG